Within the Acidobacteriota bacterium genome, the region CGCGCTGCTGGCCATCCTGCAAGACGAGCCGGAGCGGCGCGCCTTCAATGAGGCAATTGAGGCGGCGGACACCCGCGCCATGTCGATGGCCAACTTCGTGGAGACCTCGATCGTGCTCGAATCCCGCTACGGCGCGGAAGGCATCCGTGACCTGGACCTGTTCATCGAACGGGCGGCCATCGAACTGGTGGCTGTCACGCTGCCCCAGGGACACGCCGCGCGCCGCGCGTTCGCGCGCTACGGCAAGGGTCGCCATCCAGCGGGGCTGAACTTCGGTGACTGCTTCGCGTATGCGTTGGCCACCGAGCGAAGTGAGCCACTGCTCTTCAAGGGCGGCGACTTCGGCAAGACTGACGTCTTCCGTTGAGGCCCCGAGCGCGTCGGCCTAAAGGCGGAACAGCTTGGTGACCTTCACCACGAAACTGCGATTCAGAATCGGTGGCGGAAAACCCGTCTCATCGGTATCGCGGGCGTCGCTGTAGACGACAAACAGCTCGCTGCCGGGCTGGTATTCCCAGCGGAAGCGCAGGTTGTTGGTGACCGCCTTGACCGACGACTGATACTGCAGCAAGGCGCTGACGAACATGCGCGGGGTCAACGTATAGGTGGTGCGCGCACCGAGGACGTTGGTGTTGCCGGCGCCGTAGGGGGTGTCAACGTGATTGAGCGACAGCTGGGGCTCGAGCGACAGCTGGGGTGACAGCTCGACGCGGCCGCGCCACGCCAACTCACGCAACGTGCCGCCATAGAACTGGCCGGCGGTGACGCTGGCAAAACCCGACACGCGGCGCGAGGCCGACATGAACCAGGTCGCCTTGACCTGCCCGAACTGGTAGTCGCCAGCCGGGATGGTGACGCCAGGCGCCACCGTGAACGATGCGTCCAGGTGCTCGAACGCGTCGGTGTACTCCACACCTACCTGGTCGCTGGTGGTCAGCTCCATGCGAAACTGGCCCTGGACCTCGCGCGATTCCACATTGCCGACCGTGTTCTCGTAATAGTCGAGGCTGCCTTCGAAAAACAGCTTACGCAGACCGCGTACGCTGGTCGGCCGCGGACTGAACCGGGCCTGCCCGTACGAGCGCTTGAACGCGGCGCGACGGACGAACCCAATCTCGGGATTGAAGTTGTCGCCGACGTACAGGTGCTCCAGTTGCAGACCGGTGCGATCGGCATTCCAGTTGAACGCGCCGCGATAGCTGGTGTCGCGGCCCTCACGATCGGGCGTGTCGGTCTTCGACCAGAAACCGGTAATCGACAGGTCGGTGAGGAAGTTGAACGCGGCGTCGGCGCCGTAGGCGTAGTTCTCGGCGATCCCGGCCGCGACCCCTGGCGCCCGGCGCGTGGCAATCACGCCGACGCGACTGCGGCGAAACACGTCCCGGTTGACGCGCAACACGGTGAAGTCGGTCGCCACGGCATTGGCCAGCGGCTCGTCCTCGGTCCGCATTTGCAGCGCGCCGATCTGGAAGCCGCGACCGCGGCCGAGTAGCCGGCCTCCCCCCAGAATAGGCACGGCGACACCGTTCGACAGCCCTATGCGGCGGCTGTAGAACAGCAGCGGGGCCGGGTTGTTGAAGCCGCCACCGCCACCGCCACCGCCGCCGCCACCGCCCCCACCGCCACCGCCGCCACCGCCGGCGCCGAAGTTGAAGTAGTCCTGTCCCTCGAGAAAGAACTCGCGCTTCTCAGGAAAGAACAGGCTGAACCTGGTGAGGTTGACCTGCGCCTCGTCGTCTTCCACCTGCGCAAAGTCGGTGTTGTAGGTGAAGTCGGCGACCACCGATTGGGTGATCGCCCATTTCGCATCGGCTCCGAACTCGCCGTTCAGGTCGTTGTCGATCGGCGGCGTCGCCAGCCGGTTGGTGAGCAGCGAGCCGAGCCCGTAGGGTTTCACGTCGACGTTGCGCTGCTTAGTGGGCGTGGCCAGGCCGACGAGGGGGCCCGATGACGAGATTTTCGCCATCCCGCGGCGCCCCCACGACCGCGGCACCGGGTTCAGGAACGTGCTCTCGTTGTTCCACCGCACCAGGCGACGGAAGTTC harbors:
- a CDS encoding DUF5916 domain-containing protein → MPLIRISVSSCLRRATLAALIVGFVGLFDGTALAQPPAGATPPVVPVPPATIVRDGQGQATVRTMPLPSPLTFDGRLDEAVYRDVPSFGDFIQQDPIEGGAPTDKTEVWVFYDDENLYVSARLWELHSERRVANEMRRDSFNLYGNDHFAVGLDTFNDRRNGYGFFVNALGGIADSQVINEQFNPNWNTLWDARTANFDGGWTVEIRIPFRSIRFQEGGDTWGVNFRRLVRWNNESTFLNPVPRSWGRRGMAKISSSGPLVGLATPTKQRNVDVKPYGLGSLLTNRLATPPIDNDLNGEFGADAKWAITQSVVADFTYNTDFAQVEDDEAQVNLTRFSLFFPEKREFFLEGQDYFNFGAGGGGGGGGGGGGGGGGGGGGFNNPAPLLFYSRRIGLSNGVAVPILGGGRLLGRGRGFQIGALQMRTEDEPLANAVATDFTVLRVNRDVFRRSRVGVIATRRAPGVAAGIAENYAYGADAAFNFLTDLSITGFWSKTDTPDREGRDTSYRGAFNWNADRTGLQLEHLYVGDNFNPEIGFVRRAAFKRSYGQARFSPRPTSVRGLRKLFFEGSLDYYENTVGNVESREVQGQFRMELTTSDQVGVEYTDAFEHLDASFTVAPGVTIPAGDYQFGQVKATWFMSASRRVSGFASVTAGQFYGGTLRELAWRGRVELSPQLSLEPQLSLNHVDTPYGAGNTNVLGARTTYTLTPRMFVSALLQYQSSVKAVTNNLRFRWEYQPGSELFVVYSDARDTDETGFPPPILNRSFVVKVTKLFRL
- a CDS encoding type II toxin-antitoxin system VapC family toxin, with translation MVIDTSALLAILQDEPERRAFNEAIEAADTRAMSMANFVETSIVLESRYGAEGIRDLDLFIERAAIELVAVTLPQGHAARRAFARYGKGRHPAGLNFGDCFAYALATERSEPLLFKGGDFGKTDVFR